A region from the Microbacterium lacus genome encodes:
- the xdhB gene encoding xanthine dehydrogenase molybdopterin binding subunit codes for MSDLAARPIDPVVGRPTAHESARLHVTGRAVYTDDLAALRAGVLTAWPVQSTHTHAHVTLDVLGAYSVPGVVRVLTAEDVPGVNDAGVKQDEPLFPSEAMYRGHALAWVLGETPEAARLGAAAVTVDYAPLPSIVTITEAIAAGSYQGAARTVARGDAEGALAAAPVVFEGVTEFGGQEHFYLETHASLAHIDSEGQVFVESSTQHPSETQEIVAHVLHVPSNRVTVQQLRMGGAFGGKEMQPHGLAAIAALGAMLTGRPVRLRLTRTQDLTMTGKRHPFHISWRAGFEPDGTLLALDATLTSDGGWCLDLSEPVMSRALCHLDNAYWIPNVRATGRVAQTHKTSNTAFRGFGGPQGVFLIEDILGRAAPALGVDPAELRRMNFYRPGQATPYGQVVKDAERMPAIWDRLRAEADVDRRQAGIAQFNAAHEDTKRALAMTPIKFGISFNFTAYNQAGALVHVYKDGSVLVNHGGTEMGQGLHTKMLQVAATALGVPLSVVRLAPTRTDKVPNTSATAASSGADLNGAAVKNACDQIRERMRPVAAGLLEADAADVVFAGGTVSAGGRSVPFTEVVSASYFARVQLSQAGYYRTEGLHWDIERMQGSPFKYFSYGAAATEVEVDGFTGEYRIRRVDIVHDVGDSLSPQIDLGQVEGGFVQGLGWLTLEELRWDETDGPGRGRLLTTSASTYKLPSFSEMPEEFSVHFYADAREDGAVYGSKAVGEPPLMLAFSAREALREAVAAFGPGGRTVELASPATPEAVFWAIEAAR; via the coding sequence ATGAGCGACCTCGCCGCGCGCCCTATCGACCCGGTCGTGGGCCGCCCGACGGCTCACGAGAGCGCGCGCCTGCACGTCACGGGCCGCGCGGTCTACACCGATGACCTCGCCGCGCTGCGTGCCGGAGTGCTCACAGCGTGGCCGGTGCAGTCCACGCACACGCACGCGCACGTGACGCTCGACGTGCTCGGCGCGTACAGCGTGCCCGGAGTCGTCCGGGTGCTGACGGCCGAGGACGTGCCGGGCGTGAACGACGCCGGCGTGAAGCAGGATGAGCCGCTCTTCCCGTCCGAGGCGATGTACCGCGGTCACGCGCTCGCGTGGGTGCTCGGCGAGACGCCCGAGGCCGCGCGCCTCGGTGCGGCGGCGGTCACGGTCGACTACGCGCCGCTGCCCTCGATCGTGACGATCACCGAGGCGATCGCGGCGGGCTCGTACCAGGGCGCCGCACGAACGGTCGCCCGCGGCGACGCCGAAGGCGCCCTCGCCGCGGCGCCGGTGGTGTTCGAGGGCGTCACCGAGTTCGGCGGCCAGGAGCACTTCTACCTCGAGACCCACGCGTCCCTCGCGCACATCGACTCCGAGGGCCAGGTCTTCGTCGAGTCGTCCACGCAGCACCCGAGCGAGACGCAGGAGATCGTCGCGCACGTCCTGCACGTGCCCTCGAACCGGGTCACGGTGCAGCAGCTGCGGATGGGCGGCGCGTTCGGCGGCAAGGAGATGCAGCCGCACGGGCTCGCCGCGATCGCCGCCCTCGGCGCGATGCTGACCGGTCGACCCGTCAGACTGCGGCTCACCCGGACCCAGGACCTCACGATGACCGGGAAGCGGCATCCGTTCCACATCTCGTGGCGCGCCGGCTTCGAGCCGGACGGCACGCTCCTCGCCCTCGACGCGACGCTGACCTCCGACGGCGGCTGGTGCCTCGACCTCTCCGAACCCGTCATGAGCCGGGCGCTCTGCCACCTCGACAACGCGTACTGGATCCCGAACGTGCGCGCGACCGGGCGGGTCGCGCAGACCCACAAGACCTCCAATACGGCGTTCCGCGGGTTCGGCGGCCCCCAGGGCGTCTTCCTGATCGAGGACATCCTCGGCCGCGCGGCCCCCGCGCTGGGGGTCGACCCCGCAGAGCTGCGGCGCATGAACTTCTACCGGCCCGGCCAGGCGACGCCCTACGGGCAGGTCGTGAAGGATGCCGAGCGTATGCCCGCGATCTGGGACCGGCTCCGCGCCGAGGCGGACGTCGACCGGCGGCAGGCCGGGATCGCGCAGTTCAACGCCGCCCACGAGGACACCAAGCGCGCCCTCGCGATGACCCCGATCAAGTTCGGGATCTCGTTCAACTTCACCGCGTACAACCAGGCCGGCGCTCTCGTGCACGTGTACAAGGACGGTTCGGTGCTCGTGAACCACGGCGGGACCGAGATGGGTCAGGGACTGCACACCAAGATGCTGCAGGTCGCCGCGACCGCGCTCGGCGTGCCGCTGAGCGTGGTCCGGCTCGCCCCGACGAGGACCGACAAGGTGCCGAACACGTCGGCGACTGCGGCCTCCTCCGGCGCCGATCTGAACGGCGCGGCCGTGAAGAACGCGTGCGACCAGATCCGCGAGCGGATGCGGCCGGTCGCCGCCGGGCTTCTCGAGGCGGATGCCGCGGACGTCGTCTTCGCCGGCGGCACGGTCTCGGCCGGTGGGCGTTCCGTGCCCTTCACGGAGGTCGTATCGGCCTCGTACTTCGCCCGCGTCCAGCTCTCTCAGGCGGGCTACTACCGCACCGAGGGCCTCCACTGGGACATCGAGCGCATGCAGGGCTCGCCGTTCAAGTACTTCTCCTACGGTGCCGCCGCCACCGAGGTCGAGGTGGACGGCTTCACCGGCGAGTACCGGATCCGGCGCGTGGACATCGTGCACGACGTCGGCGACTCGCTCTCGCCGCAGATCGACCTCGGGCAGGTCGAGGGAGGCTTCGTGCAGGGCCTCGGGTGGCTCACGCTCGAGGAGCTCCGCTGGGACGAGACCGACGGTCCCGGTCGGGGGCGCCTGCTGACGACCTCGGCGAGCACGTACAAGCTGCCGAGCTTCTCGGAGATGCCCGAGGAGTTCTCCGTGCACTTCTACGCCGATGCGCGGGAGGACGGCGCTGTGTACGGCTCGAAGGCGGTCGGCGAGCCGCCGCTCATGCTCGCCTTCAGCGCGCGCGAAGCGCTGCGGGAGGCTGTGGCGGCGTTCGGGCCGGGGGGTCGCACCGTCGAGCTCGCTTCCCCGGCGACCCCGGAAGCGGTCTTCTGGGCGATCGAAGCCGCGCGCTGA
- the xdhC gene encoding xanthine dehydrogenase accessory protein XdhC: MDWVDELRRLRDARSPAVLVTLAAVRGHAPRNGGAKLVVSPGGLFGSVGGGNLEATAVERAREMLAAGDDEPQLLTLALSDKAATDYGIQCCGGEVTMLLEPVPVVPTVAIFGVGHVGLELARILARQRMELHLIDARPEMLHPDRVGDPGSTGVFADAVATVSVRHAPVPEAALGHLPAGAHVLIMTHDHGEDLAITDQALRRGDLGSIGLIGSRSKWARFRVKLGELGHADADLERVSTPIGIPEVEGKAPASIAVSVAARILQLIEQSPSRPS, from the coding sequence GTGGACTGGGTCGACGAGCTCCGACGGCTGCGCGATGCGCGCAGCCCCGCGGTGCTCGTCACGCTCGCGGCGGTGCGCGGACACGCGCCGCGCAACGGCGGCGCGAAGCTCGTCGTCTCTCCCGGGGGGCTGTTCGGCTCGGTGGGCGGAGGGAATCTCGAAGCGACCGCGGTGGAGCGCGCCCGCGAGATGCTCGCCGCCGGAGATGACGAGCCGCAGCTGCTCACCCTCGCGCTCAGCGACAAGGCGGCGACGGATTACGGCATCCAATGCTGCGGAGGCGAGGTGACGATGCTGCTCGAACCGGTCCCGGTGGTCCCGACAGTGGCGATCTTCGGGGTAGGGCATGTCGGACTGGAGCTCGCCCGCATCCTCGCCCGGCAGCGGATGGAGCTGCACCTGATCGATGCGCGGCCCGAGATGCTGCATCCGGATCGCGTCGGGGATCCGGGCTCTACCGGGGTCTTCGCCGATGCGGTCGCGACGGTCAGCGTGCGTCACGCGCCGGTGCCGGAGGCGGCGCTCGGGCACCTTCCCGCCGGCGCCCACGTCCTGATCATGACGCACGACCACGGCGAGGACCTCGCGATCACCGACCAGGCGCTGCGCCGCGGCGACCTCGGCTCGATCGGGCTCATCGGGTCGCGTTCGAAGTGGGCGCGGTTCCGGGTGAAGCTGGGCGAGCTCGGGCATGCGGATGCCGATCTCGAGCGCGTGAGCACGCCGATCGGCATCCCGGAGGTGGAAGGCAAGGCCCCGGCGTCGATCGCCGTGAGCGTCGCCGCCCGCATCCTGCAACTGATCGAGCAGTCCCCGTCCCGCCCCTCCTAG
- the purQ gene encoding phosphoribosylformylglycinamidine synthase subunit PurQ, whose product MTTRIGVITFPGSLDDRDAHRAIRLAGGEPVALWHGSHDLDGVDALVLPGGFSYGDYLRAGAIAALAPIMAEVKDAAASGMPILGICNGFQMLVEAQLLPGGLIRNAHQQFVRRDQRLRVENSDTAWTHEFRTGQEIVIPLKNADGGYIASESELDRLEGEGLVAFRYLGVNPNGSLRDIAGLTNEHGNVVGLMPHPEHAVEEGFGPNTPAAMRSGLDGLPFFTAAIAAVVGAAA is encoded by the coding sequence GTGACCACCCGCATCGGGGTCATCACGTTCCCCGGATCGCTGGACGACCGCGACGCGCACCGCGCGATCCGGCTCGCGGGCGGCGAGCCCGTCGCCCTGTGGCACGGCTCGCACGACCTGGACGGCGTCGACGCCCTGGTGCTGCCCGGCGGCTTCAGCTACGGCGACTACCTCCGCGCCGGCGCGATCGCCGCGCTCGCGCCGATCATGGCCGAGGTCAAGGACGCCGCGGCGTCCGGGATGCCGATCCTCGGCATCTGCAACGGCTTCCAGATGCTGGTCGAGGCGCAGCTGCTGCCGGGCGGGCTGATCCGCAACGCCCACCAGCAGTTCGTCCGCCGCGACCAGCGACTGCGCGTGGAGAACTCCGACACCGCGTGGACGCACGAGTTCCGTACCGGGCAGGAGATCGTCATTCCGCTCAAGAACGCGGACGGCGGATACATCGCGTCCGAGTCGGAGCTGGACCGCCTGGAGGGCGAGGGGCTCGTCGCCTTCCGCTACCTCGGGGTGAACCCGAACGGGTCGCTGCGCGACATCGCCGGCCTCACGAACGAGCACGGCAACGTCGTCGGCCTCATGCCGCACCCCGAGCACGCGGTCGAGGAGGGCTTCGGCCCGAACACCCCCGCCGCGATGCGCTCGGGCCTGGACGGCCTGCCGTTCTTCACGGCCGCGATCGCGGCCGTGGTCGGCGCCGCCGCCTAG